The Methanoplanus sp. FWC-SCC4 genome has a window encoding:
- a CDS encoding PAS domain S-box protein has protein sequence MGGSVVSLKKYVPVVLFTGSDDPFFSSARNYLENIYGIYSDSAYCSPDIIADKTESVYDAIIFGYEKGGNYDPGFVKKIRQNGFFAPVILFSKSGGKDILNEAVKSGADFFIQGGCDEEGMYAQLYFSIKKSIEIETAKKEDSERFVFDESGDEVPVLKTVCKPELNRNNCLPESFTGMAEINEAEKSLKESEMLFTSVFKYVPIGMNLTNEEGRFISVNDEICRILGMSSEELIMKNFVDITHPDDMSADVELYNKLISGKINNYSLKKRYIHKDGSDVWVNISVFAIREGDKKPKYIVAMVENLTKQKIAEEKLFEREIKYSEIFNQSAQAIVIFDENGNIFESNDRIKQLFGTEYCDIINESGLFSDPNIPANIKMAIREGVALSSEIKYNFDLLKEVWGFTSEKKGTIDLDVRLIPISRNGKIICFILIINDISDIKNSQDALFRANNKLKILSGITRHDILNQITAIKLYNELILEQIKDNSKACQVLNKIDKCTDMIRAQINFTKNYENLGLESPSWQDLNNCVRQASLGVLAEGITFRNCCDDYLVFADPMLLLVFSNLFDNSIRHGVDINSIGVSFKESGDNGLIIFEDDGAGISDCIKEKIFLKGFGSNTGYGLFLIREILAINGFLIVETGTKGVGARFEITVPPGKWRLNKK, from the coding sequence TTGGGGGGGAGTGTTGTTAGTCTGAAAAAATACGTTCCTGTTGTTTTATTCACGGGATCTGATGATCCTTTTTTTAGCTCTGCCAGAAATTATCTTGAGAATATTTATGGCATATATTCAGATTCAGCTTACTGTTCCCCTGACATTATTGCCGACAAAACGGAGTCCGTTTATGATGCCATTATATTCGGATATGAAAAGGGCGGGAATTATGATCCCGGGTTTGTAAAGAAAATACGCCAAAACGGGTTCTTTGCTCCTGTTATTTTATTTTCAAAAAGTGGCGGGAAGGATATTTTAAACGAAGCCGTCAAAAGTGGAGCTGATTTTTTTATTCAGGGAGGCTGTGATGAAGAAGGGATGTATGCACAACTTTATTTCAGCATAAAAAAATCCATTGAGATCGAAACGGCCAAAAAAGAGGATTCTGAAAGGTTTGTTTTTGATGAATCCGGTGATGAGGTTCCTGTTTTGAAAACGGTCTGTAAACCGGAATTAAACCGAAATAATTGCCTTCCTGAGAGTTTTACAGGTATGGCTGAGATTAATGAGGCAGAAAAATCCTTAAAGGAGAGTGAAATGCTCTTCACGTCTGTTTTTAAATATGTTCCTATTGGTATGAACCTGACAAATGAAGAGGGCCGGTTCATCAGCGTAAATGACGAAATCTGCAGGATTCTTGGAATGAGTTCAGAAGAGCTGATTATGAAAAATTTCGTTGACATAACCCATCCTGATGATATGAGTGCTGATGTTGAATTATATAATAAACTGATTTCAGGAAAGATCAATAATTATTCATTAAAAAAGCGTTATATTCACAAAGATGGTTCTGATGTCTGGGTGAATATTTCGGTATTTGCAATAAGGGAAGGAGATAAAAAACCAAAGTATATCGTGGCGATGGTTGAAAACCTGACCAAACAAAAGATTGCCGAAGAAAAACTGTTTGAAAGGGAGATTAAGTACAGTGAGATATTCAATCAGTCGGCACAGGCAATAGTTATTTTCGATGAAAATGGCAATATTTTTGAAAGTAATGATAGAATAAAACAGTTATTCGGAACCGAATATTGCGACATCATTAATGAATCAGGTTTATTTTCTGATCCTAACATTCCTGCGAATATTAAAATGGCAATAAGAGAGGGTGTTGCGTTATCCTCTGAGATAAAGTATAATTTTGATCTTTTAAAAGAAGTATGGGGGTTTACTTCTGAAAAAAAAGGAACAATTGATCTTGATGTCAGACTTATTCCCATATCAAGAAACGGTAAAATAATATGTTTTATTCTAATAATCAATGATATATCTGATATAAAAAATTCACAGGATGCTCTTTTTCGTGCAAATAATAAACTCAAAATTCTCTCCGGCATTACAAGGCATGATATATTGAATCAGATTACTGCTATTAAACTGTATAATGAACTTATTCTTGAACAAATTAAGGATAATTCAAAAGCATGTCAGGTCTTAAATAAAATCGATAAATGCACTGATATGATTCGTGCCCAGATAAACTTCACAAAAAATTATGAAAATCTCGGATTGGAGTCTCCTTCCTGGCAGGATCTGAATAATTGTGTCAGGCAGGCATCTTTGGGTGTCTTGGCTGAAGGGATCACATTCAGGAACTGTTGCGATGATTATCTGGTGTTTGCCGACCCGATGCTCCTGCTTGTTTTTTCAAATCTTTTTGACAACAGCATAAGACACGGGGTTGACATTAATTCAATCGGGGTTTCTTTTAAAGAGTCGGGAGATAACGGATTAATTATTTTTGAAGATGACGGTGCAGGGATTTCTGATTGTATTAAGGAAAAGATTTTTCTGAAAGGGTTTGGTTCAAATACAGGCTACGGACTATTTCTAATAAGGGAAATTCTGGCAATAAACGGGTTTTTAATTGTCGAAACCGGTACTAAAGGTGTCGGTGCCAGGTTTGAAATAACGGTTCCGCCGGGTAAATGGCGTTTAAATAAAAAATAA
- the pdxT gene encoding pyridoxal 5'-phosphate synthase glutaminase subunit PdxT, producing MGIKIGVLALQGDVSEHILAFERALLSAGLKTADSSVFELRNSDEIPVCDAIAIPGGESTTISRLIDKNGMRDALVNFKGGFFATCAGMVILSSEADDKRVKPLGIIDISVDRNAFGRQRDSFQMPLEIRGLSAPYDAVFIRAPVAVSAGKDVFVLCKLDSGIVALTQGKHMVLSFHPELTGDTRLHELFLKNLVE from the coding sequence GTGGGAATTAAAATAGGTGTTCTGGCGCTTCAGGGTGATGTTTCCGAACACATCCTGGCGTTTGAGAGGGCTCTTTTGTCGGCTGGACTAAAAACGGCAGATTCATCAGTTTTTGAACTTAGAAACTCTGATGAAATCCCCGTTTGTGATGCAATTGCTATACCCGGAGGTGAGTCGACCACCATATCACGCCTTATTGATAAGAACGGCATGAGGGACGCCCTTGTAAATTTCAAAGGGGGCTTTTTTGCAACCTGTGCCGGTATGGTAATTCTTTCATCAGAAGCTGATGACAAAAGGGTAAAACCCTTAGGTATTATTGATATTTCGGTTGACAGAAATGCGTTTGGAAGACAGCGTGATTCCTTTCAGATGCCTCTTGAGATAAGGGGGCTTTCTGCTCCTTATGATGCAGTTTTTATAAGGGCGCCGGTTGCAGTATCTGCCGGGAAAGATGTTTTTGTTCTTTGTAAATTAGATTCCGGGATAGTTGCTCTGACACAGGGAAAACATATGGTTTTGTCCTTTCATCCCGAACTTACCGGGGATACGAGGCTTCACGAGTTGTTTTTGAAGAATCTTGTGGAATAA
- the pdxS gene encoding pyridoxal 5'-phosphate synthase lyase subunit PdxS, with product MNFEELRHGTELIKRGFASMQKGGVIMDVVNAEQAVIAESAGAVAVMALERVPADIRKAGGVARMADVAKVEEIIDAVSIPVMGKARIGHFVEAQVLEAVGVDMIDESEVLTPADEQYHIDKTQFTVPFVCGARNLGEACRRINEGAAMIRTKGEAGTGNVVEAVRHMRSITGEIRLLKGMDEQEVAAYARKIEAPVDIVLECAKMGRLPVVNFSAGGIATPSDAAMMMQLGCDGVFVGSGIFKSSNPEVMALAIVEAVNNFNDASVIAKVSKNLGEAMPGLDVHGLKEEEVLSTRGN from the coding sequence TATAAAGAGAGGTTTTGCATCCATGCAGAAAGGCGGTGTAATCATGGATGTTGTAAACGCAGAACAGGCTGTTATTGCCGAGTCAGCAGGTGCTGTTGCTGTAATGGCTCTTGAGCGTGTACCTGCAGATATCAGAAAGGCAGGCGGCGTTGCAAGGATGGCTGATGTTGCAAAGGTAGAAGAGATTATTGATGCTGTTTCAATTCCTGTTATGGGGAAGGCAAGGATCGGTCATTTTGTTGAGGCTCAGGTTTTAGAGGCTGTCGGTGTTGATATGATAGACGAGAGTGAGGTTTTAACTCCGGCAGATGAGCAGTATCATATTGATAAGACACAGTTCACTGTTCCTTTCGTATGTGGTGCAAGAAATCTCGGAGAGGCATGCAGACGTATCAATGAAGGAGCTGCCATGATCAGAACAAAGGGTGAGGCAGGAACAGGAAATGTTGTCGAGGCTGTCCGCCACATGAGATCAATTACCGGTGAGATCAGACTTCTGAAAGGAATGGACGAGCAGGAAGTTGCAGCGTATGCAAGAAAGATTGAAGCACCGGTTGATATTGTCCTTGAGTGTGCGAAGATGGGACGTCTTCCTGTTGTAAATTTCTCTGCGGGAGGTATTGCAACACCTTCAGATGCAGCGATGATGATGCAGCTTGGATGTGACGGTGTTTTCGTCGGGTCGGGAATTTTTAAGTCTTCAAATCCTGAGGTTATGGCTCTTGCAATTGTAGAGGCTGTAAACAACTTCAATGATGCTTCAGTGATTGCAAAGGTCAGCAAAAATCTTGGAGAGGCAATGCCCGGTCTTGATGTACACGGTTTAAAGGAAGAAGAGGTGCTCTCGACCCGTGGGAATTAA